In Aristaeella hokkaidonensis, the following are encoded in one genomic region:
- a CDS encoding tRNA(Met) cytidine acetate ligase — protein sequence MKILGVVAEYDPFHSGHLYHMTEAVRHVSPDLVFVVLSPCFKQRGEFSLLSPLDRARLALEAGADAVFSLPVLWTVRDAEHYALGAVSLLAGLGVTDLAFGAETADESLLFRAAGLLENPSPAFSALLKEKLSSGVGYPAALSGAFSSVLPEAEGLLDRPNNILAVCYLRAMLRLNLSLRPVIIPRTGSYHAAGIDPVSPSASAIRDSLLRGSYTAAFEAVPSYTADLLRRRFLEGRVPDERILDAMLLSRLRSMSEEEYSLLPDLSEGMENAVRSAAAVSRTREELITALSGRRYPAARISRLCASVLLGITKNDTENTPLPDHALLLGLRKRPEMTALWKSLPVPVITSFTEWKKAASPSDLAAWRLWAQCSGLPDTLPFTEKLISI from the coding sequence ATGAAGATCCTCGGCGTCGTTGCGGAGTATGATCCTTTTCACAGCGGGCACCTGTATCATATGACGGAAGCCGTCAGGCACGTCTCGCCTGATCTGGTTTTTGTTGTCCTCTCCCCCTGCTTTAAGCAGCGCGGGGAGTTTTCCCTGCTCTCCCCGCTGGATCGTGCCCGCCTGGCGCTGGAAGCCGGAGCGGATGCTGTCTTCTCCCTTCCTGTTCTCTGGACAGTTCGGGATGCGGAACACTATGCACTGGGGGCTGTTTCCCTGCTTGCCGGGCTTGGAGTTACGGACCTGGCTTTCGGTGCTGAAACAGCGGATGAATCCCTGCTTTTCCGTGCCGCCGGTCTGCTGGAAAATCCTTCGCCCGCATTCAGTGCTCTCCTGAAGGAAAAGCTTTCCTCAGGTGTGGGTTATCCCGCAGCCCTCTCCGGCGCCTTTTCTTCTGTGCTGCCGGAGGCCGAAGGCCTGCTGGACCGGCCGAACAATATCCTGGCTGTCTGTTATCTCCGGGCAATGCTGCGTCTGAATCTGTCGCTGCGTCCTGTCATCATCCCGCGTACAGGCAGTTATCATGCTGCTGGAATCGATCCCGTTTCCCCTTCTGCGTCCGCCATTCGGGACAGTCTGCTGCGTGGCAGCTACACCGCTGCATTTGAAGCTGTTCCCTCATATACTGCAGACCTGCTGCGCCGCCGTTTTCTGGAAGGCCGTGTTCCTGACGAACGCATTCTGGATGCTATGCTGCTTTCCCGCCTTCGTTCCATGTCAGAGGAGGAATACAGCCTCCTTCCGGATCTCTCTGAGGGAATGGAAAATGCAGTGCGTTCAGCCGCCGCGGTTTCCCGCACCCGGGAAGAACTGATCACGGCCTTGTCCGGCAGGCGTTATCCGGCAGCCCGCATCAGCCGCCTGTGCGCCTCTGTCCTGCTGGGCATTACGAAGAACGATACCGAAAACACGCCTCTTCCGGATCACGCATTGCTTCTTGGCTTACGGAAACGTCCGGAAATGACAGCCCTTTGGAAATCCCTTCCCGTTCCGGTAATCACTTCCTTTACCGAATGGAAGAAAGCTGCCTCTCCTTCAGATCTGGCAGCCTGGCGTCTCTGGGCCCAGTGTTCCGGTCTTCCTGACACCCTCCCCTTCACCGAAAAGCTGATTTCCATATAA
- a CDS encoding zinc ribbon domain-containing protein: MKCPECGQWNRASMPHCIKCGAPLNIDGASKLQWKNTLKDSGPSTAYLRADEFGQVDSTPDARDQLAGEMQELKKRKHEGAERQRRLSKKTASRPEPEVIVTDDSSEYTRRVRRVEEPVTAIRVQPVSRNEKARREQSEIWNRVRFMDENGAFVESHTYDPVPAGGYGYSQGTGSWHLAGPLSKNIAPAPEKKKGILKILLMLLVVALLGAGGYFGYRYLASQDRPDYNKDAIITASLLDDLPAHTILIPGEEGTTIYVRELHASYVVMDGFATIVVADHTWYDNLEGALEETMDVTMTPFLKTASGKQTPLPLITYPITIPISPISLESPEGLYKEVSTTMYSIKFTVRPDSRITINDQDYSDIVNDETGEVVYNATVQPIGINPYVIKVRSRYCRENTINVTLYREKQEIPLDLAVGTIGSTDKNVMRVTATTLPGSEVHILSDYSDFDITELDTTGKFSFIAIFKEVGENTITITSSREGMRTSVVNHKVYYVPRPEEYTPKAWSLSPEGYSELLNNIKVRADKHQIYVVMGTVKDIINEKPLRVVINTSEDGKSQPVVVECPEQSKFHWEKGKYYRIFADVSGVYDNMPVLIARYSYIK, encoded by the coding sequence ATGAAATGTCCTGAATGCGGTCAATGGAACCGCGCATCCATGCCTCACTGTATAAAATGCGGCGCGCCGCTGAATATTGACGGAGCCTCAAAATTACAGTGGAAGAATACGCTGAAGGACAGCGGTCCTTCCACGGCGTATTTGCGTGCCGATGAATTCGGTCAGGTGGATTCCACCCCTGATGCCCGTGATCAGCTTGCCGGTGAAATGCAGGAACTGAAAAAGCGCAAGCATGAAGGTGCCGAGCGTCAGCGCCGTCTGAGCAAAAAAACAGCTTCACGTCCGGAACCCGAAGTCATTGTCACGGATGATTCATCAGAATATACCCGTCGGGTGCGACGGGTTGAAGAACCTGTGACTGCAATCCGGGTGCAGCCTGTTTCCCGCAATGAAAAAGCCCGCCGTGAACAGTCTGAAATCTGGAATCGTGTCCGTTTTATGGACGAAAACGGGGCTTTTGTGGAAAGCCACACCTACGATCCCGTTCCTGCCGGCGGATATGGCTACAGCCAGGGAACCGGTTCCTGGCACCTGGCCGGACCACTGAGTAAAAACATAGCCCCTGCTCCGGAAAAGAAAAAGGGAATCCTGAAAATACTGCTTATGCTGCTGGTTGTCGCCCTGTTGGGCGCAGGCGGATACTTCGGATACCGCTACCTGGCCAGTCAGGATCGGCCCGATTACAACAAAGATGCTATCATCACCGCATCGTTGCTTGATGACCTGCCCGCCCACACAATTCTGATCCCGGGCGAGGAAGGCACTACCATCTATGTCCGTGAGCTGCACGCCAGCTATGTTGTCATGGATGGCTTTGCAACCATCGTGGTGGCGGATCATACCTGGTATGACAACCTGGAAGGTGCCCTTGAGGAGACCATGGACGTCACCATGACGCCTTTCCTGAAAACAGCCTCCGGCAAGCAGACGCCGCTGCCGCTGATCACCTACCCGATCACCATTCCCATCAGTCCGATTTCCCTGGAATCACCGGAAGGTCTGTACAAAGAAGTCTCCACTACTATGTACTCTATTAAGTTCACTGTCCGGCCCGATTCCCGCATCACAATCAATGATCAGGATTACTCGGATATCGTCAATGATGAAACCGGTGAAGTGGTATACAATGCCACGGTACAGCCCATCGGCATCAATCCTTATGTCATTAAAGTCCGTTCCCGTTACTGCCGTGAAAACACAATCAATGTAACCCTTTACCGTGAAAAGCAGGAAATCCCGCTTGACCTGGCCGTCGGCACCATCGGCAGCACGGACAAAAATGTGATGAGGGTAACCGCAACCACTTTGCCCGGCTCCGAGGTTCATATCCTTTCAGATTATTCTGACTTCGATATTACTGAGCTGGACACCACCGGAAAATTCTCCTTCATTGCCATTTTTAAAGAAGTAGGCGAAAACACCATCACCATCACCTCTTCACGGGAAGGTATGAGAACCTCTGTTGTCAACCACAAGGTGTATTATGTTCCCCGGCCGGAGGAATATACTCCGAAAGCCTGGTCACTCTCTCCTGAAGGTTATTCCGAACTGCTCAACAACATCAAGGTCCGTGCTGACAAGCACCAGATCTATGTGGTCATGGGAACTGTCAAGGATATCATCAATGAGAAACCGCTGCGGGTCGTGATTAACACCAGTGAGGATGGAAAGTCCCAGCCTGTGGTTGTTGAATGTCCGGAACAGTCCAAGTTCCATTGGGAGAAAGGAAAATATTACCGGATTTTCGCGGATGTTTCCGGTGTTTATGACAACATGCCTGTACTGATCGCCCGTTACAGCTATATTAAATAA
- a CDS encoding LCP family protein, whose amino-acid sequence MRKLFALIMVLLLLPLPLVAAEESADLAVPTPTLTPEEWGKKKLPHERQPEHIEVVPMEELPPVVEGQHHYLLLCIDQWKRDPRPDNSKPPTLNGQRRDMYGNTDGIMLVTLDTRAHRIMLTSIIRDAIIRKIDSTEKEEKHGRINYVYNDMGPEALCQTISQHLGVRVEKYIMFTWRQLANIIDYLGGVQITLNTQSEIRKLQGVIWEGTVFDPNGNDLYNSGKHPTGVYTFKNPEGKVIDYHSDKIDKKTAGVSAVVYMRIRKDSSEGDLMRTQRARNVIQALSKKCKAMSWDEAQGLANNLLENNNKTNMNLNEIIEAAKYAYELRECTIEEMRIPHEDIARRPILFCEMLAQEINWPYCREAFQEYLQNSFLVADDEDDDDF is encoded by the coding sequence ATGCGGAAACTATTTGCACTGATTATGGTATTGCTGCTTCTCCCTCTCCCTCTGGTTGCAGCAGAAGAATCAGCCGACCTTGCTGTTCCGACTCCTACACTGACACCCGAAGAGTGGGGAAAGAAGAAATTACCCCATGAGCGTCAGCCGGAGCATATCGAAGTAGTTCCCATGGAAGAACTGCCCCCTGTTGTCGAAGGGCAGCATCACTATCTTCTTCTGTGTATCGACCAGTGGAAGAGAGATCCCCGTCCGGACAACTCAAAGCCGCCGACCCTGAACGGCCAGCGTCGTGATATGTACGGAAATACAGACGGTATTATGCTGGTCACCCTGGATACGCGTGCTCACCGTATTATGCTTACCTCCATCATCCGGGATGCGATCATTCGAAAAATCGACTCCACGGAAAAAGAAGAAAAGCATGGCCGTATCAATTACGTCTACAATGATATGGGACCTGAAGCGCTTTGCCAGACAATCAGCCAGCATCTGGGCGTAAGAGTCGAAAAGTATATTATGTTCACGTGGAGGCAGCTGGCCAATATCATCGACTATTTGGGCGGCGTACAGATTACCCTGAACACGCAGAGCGAGATCAGGAAGCTGCAGGGCGTAATCTGGGAAGGCACTGTGTTTGATCCGAATGGAAATGACCTGTACAACAGCGGCAAGCATCCGACAGGGGTATATACTTTCAAAAACCCCGAGGGCAAGGTCATTGATTATCACTCTGATAAGATCGACAAAAAAACTGCCGGAGTTTCCGCAGTTGTCTACATGCGGATCCGGAAGGACAGTTCCGAAGGTGATCTGATGCGCACTCAGCGTGCCCGGAATGTAATACAGGCTTTGTCTAAAAAATGCAAAGCAATGAGCTGGGATGAAGCACAGGGACTGGCCAACAATCTTCTTGAAAACAACAACAAGACCAATATGAACCTGAACGAGATCATCGAAGCTGCCAAGTACGCTTACGAACTTCGTGAATGTACCATCGAAGAGATGCGGATCCCCCATGAGGATATAGCCCGTCGTCCGATCCTGTTCTGTGAGATGCTGGCGCAGGAAATCAACTGGCCGTATTGTCGGGAAGCTTTCCAGGAATATCTGCAGAACAGCTTCCTTGTCGCGGATGATGAGGACGATGATGACTTTTAA
- a CDS encoding NAD(P)/FAD-dependent oxidoreductase, whose protein sequence is MTDYDVLIIGAGPGGIFTAYELTEKAAKPMKVAVFELGRKLDRRKCPIDGDKVKSCIRCKTCSIMSGFGGAGAFSDGKYNITNDFGGSLHEHVGKKRALELMRYVDEINLKYGGEGTKLYSTANTTIRKTCLQNGLHLLDAQVRHLGTDINYVVLDNLYNDLKDKVDFFFEAPVASVKREGENYTVTMEDGKSYTASHCVISVGRSGSKWMEGVCREMGIPTKSNRVDIGVRVELPAQVFSHLTDELYESKIVYRTEKFEDLVRTFCMNPHGAVVSENTNGIVTVNGHSYEDPAKHTENTNFALLVSKHFSEPFKDSNGYGESIARLSNMLGGGVIVQRFGDLVRGRRSTPGRIADSFVTPTLAATPGDLSLVIPKRILDGIIEMIYALDKIAPGTANDDTLLYGVEVKFYNMEVQLDENLETAYPGLYVIGDGSGVTHSLSHASASGVHVARTILSSTKQ, encoded by the coding sequence ATGACGGATTATGACGTGCTGATTATCGGGGCAGGCCCCGGAGGCATTTTTACAGCTTATGAGCTGACCGAAAAAGCAGCGAAGCCTATGAAGGTGGCTGTGTTTGAGCTGGGCAGGAAACTGGACAGACGCAAATGCCCCATTGACGGAGACAAGGTTAAGTCCTGCATCCGTTGCAAGACTTGCTCCATTATGAGTGGATTTGGCGGCGCAGGCGCTTTTTCTGACGGAAAATACAACATTACAAACGACTTCGGCGGCAGCCTGCATGAACATGTGGGCAAGAAACGCGCGCTGGAACTGATGCGCTATGTGGATGAGATTAACCTGAAATACGGCGGAGAAGGAACCAAACTATACTCCACCGCCAATACAACTATCCGCAAAACCTGCCTGCAGAACGGGCTGCACCTGCTGGATGCACAGGTGCGCCATCTGGGAACGGATATCAACTATGTGGTGCTGGATAACCTGTATAATGACCTGAAGGATAAGGTGGATTTCTTCTTTGAGGCGCCTGTGGCTTCCGTGAAGCGGGAAGGTGAAAACTACACAGTCACGATGGAGGACGGGAAAAGCTATACAGCGTCCCATTGCGTTATTTCCGTCGGGCGCAGCGGCAGCAAATGGATGGAAGGCGTATGCCGGGAAATGGGAATTCCCACCAAGAGTAACCGCGTGGACATCGGCGTACGGGTGGAACTGCCTGCCCAGGTTTTCAGCCACCTGACAGATGAACTCTACGAGAGCAAGATTGTCTACCGGACAGAAAAGTTTGAAGACCTGGTCCGGACCTTCTGTATGAATCCCCATGGCGCGGTGGTCAGTGAAAATACCAACGGTATCGTGACGGTGAACGGACACAGCTATGAAGATCCGGCAAAACATACGGAAAATACAAATTTTGCACTTCTGGTCAGCAAGCATTTTTCTGAGCCATTCAAGGATTCCAACGGATATGGCGAATCCATCGCCAGGCTGAGCAATATGCTGGGTGGCGGTGTGATTGTGCAGCGCTTTGGCGACCTGGTCCGGGGACGGAGAAGCACCCCGGGGCGTATTGCCGATTCTTTCGTGACGCCGACACTGGCCGCGACACCGGGTGACCTGAGCCTGGTGATCCCGAAACGCATCCTGGATGGCATTATCGAGATGATTTATGCCCTGGACAAGATCGCACCCGGCACTGCCAATGACGATACGCTGCTCTATGGTGTTGAGGTCAAGTTCTACAATATGGAAGTGCAGCTGGACGAAAACCTCGAAACGGCCTATCCCGGCCTGTATGTGATCGGCGATGGCAGCGGAGTAACGCACAGCCTGTCACATGCCAGCGCAAGCGGAGTGCATGTGGCCAGAACAATTTTGTCTTCGACAAAACAATGA
- a CDS encoding branched-chain amino acid aminotransferase has translation MLDIKVTLSQNLKQKPADESALGFGRIFTDHMFLMDYEQGVGWNNARIVPYADFALDPAAMVLHYGQAIFEGTKCYRRADGGLQLFRPQANLARMTRSAERMGMPALDEETALEGLKQLVRIEEAWVPHLDGTSLYIRPTMISMDVGLGVHASKKYLFYIILSPVGAYYKEGLKPVSIYVEDAYVRAVRGGVGFTKCAGNYAASILAGDVAEKKGFSQVLWLDGVEQKYVEEVGSMNMMFAYGNKIVTPKLNGSILPGITRDSVLTLARSMGYEAEEERLDINEIFADAKSGKLTEAFGTGTAAVISPVGTLAMKDEKITIGDGGIGKVAQSLYDTLTGIQYGRLEDKFGWIIKL, from the coding sequence ATGCTGGACATCAAAGTAACGCTTTCACAGAATCTCAAACAGAAACCCGCGGACGAGTCTGCCCTCGGTTTCGGCCGGATTTTTACCGACCATATGTTCCTCATGGACTATGAACAGGGTGTCGGCTGGAACAACGCCCGCATCGTACCCTACGCTGATTTTGCGCTGGATCCTGCCGCCATGGTTCTCCATTACGGCCAGGCCATTTTTGAAGGAACCAAATGCTATCGTCGTGCTGACGGCGGCCTGCAGCTCTTCCGTCCCCAGGCCAACCTCGCCCGCATGACCCGCAGCGCAGAGCGCATGGGCATGCCCGCTCTGGATGAGGAAACTGCCCTGGAAGGCCTGAAGCAGCTGGTTCGTATTGAGGAAGCCTGGGTTCCGCACCTGGACGGCACTTCCCTCTACATTCGCCCCACCATGATCTCCATGGATGTCGGCCTGGGTGTGCATGCTTCCAAAAAGTATCTGTTCTATATCATCCTCAGCCCCGTGGGTGCCTACTATAAAGAAGGCCTGAAGCCCGTCAGTATCTATGTTGAAGATGCATACGTGCGTGCGGTTCGCGGCGGCGTTGGCTTTACCAAGTGCGCCGGTAACTACGCAGCCTCCATTCTCGCCGGTGACGTTGCCGAGAAGAAGGGTTTCTCCCAGGTGCTGTGGCTGGATGGTGTGGAGCAGAAGTACGTTGAGGAAGTCGGCTCCATGAACATGATGTTTGCCTATGGCAACAAGATTGTTACCCCCAAGCTGAACGGTTCCATTCTCCCCGGTATCACCCGCGACAGCGTGCTGACGCTTGCCCGCTCCATGGGTTATGAAGCCGAGGAAGAGCGTCTGGATATCAATGAAATCTTCGCGGACGCAAAGTCCGGCAAGCTGACCGAAGCCTTCGGCACCGGTACAGCCGCGGTCATCAGCCCCGTCGGCACCCTGGCCATGAAGGATGAAAAGATCACCATCGGTGATGGCGGAATCGGCAAGGTCGCCCAGAGCCTGTATGATACACTCACCGGGATTCAGTACGGGCGTCTGGAAGACAAATTCGGCTGGATCATCAAACTGTAA